In one window of Bizionia sp. M204 DNA:
- a CDS encoding ABC transporter ATP-binding protein produces MLTISKLHKSYPIGDSSLHVLKGIDLSVKEGEMVAIMGSSGSGKSTLLNIIGMLDEADEGEYILDGVPIKNLTEKKAAIYRNKFLGFIFQSFNLINYKNAIENVALPLYYQGMKRAERQELGMFHLEKVGLANWAHHLPNELSGGQKQRVAIARALAANPKLLLADEPTGALDTKTSYEIMAFIQQLNDEGKTILMVTHEEDIANMCKRIVRLKDGVIMEDVFVEQVRAEQYV; encoded by the coding sequence ATGCTAACTATAAGCAAATTGCACAAATCCTATCCTATAGGTGACTCCAGTTTACATGTATTAAAAGGTATTGATCTTTCTGTTAAAGAAGGTGAAATGGTTGCCATTATGGGATCATCGGGTTCTGGTAAATCTACCTTATTAAATATTATTGGTATGTTGGATGAAGCGGACGAAGGTGAGTATATTCTTGATGGTGTTCCCATTAAAAATTTAACCGAAAAAAAAGCAGCAATTTATAGAAACAAGTTTTTAGGATTTATCTTTCAATCCTTTAACCTAATCAATTATAAAAATGCGATTGAAAACGTAGCACTTCCCTTGTATTATCAAGGCATGAAGCGTGCTGAACGTCAAGAATTGGGTATGTTTCATTTGGAAAAGGTTGGTCTTGCCAATTGGGCACACCACTTGCCAAATGAATTGTCTGGTGGACAGAAACAGCGTGTTGCTATTGCACGAGCGTTGGCTGCAAACCCAAAATTACTTCTTGCCGATGAGCCTACAGGTGCTCTAGACACCAAAACATCTTATGAAATTATGGCCTTTATTCAGCAGTTAAATGATGAAGGAAAAACCATATTAATGGTAACGCATGAAGAAGATATTGCCAATATGTGTAAGCGTATTGTCCGTTTAAAAGATGGTGTTATTATGGAAGATGTTTTTGTAGAACAAGTTAGAGCCGAACAATATGTTTGA
- a CDS encoding energy transducer TonB produces MEPKKNPKANVGRNSSLFFAIGLALMLFLTNYAINYKTYDKELIDIGTLDMGEELEEEVPITETIATPPPPPPPPAAPEVIEIVEDDEEVEETVIESTETSQEEEIVEIEEVEVEEVEEIEEVPFAVIENVPVFPGCESGNNEAKKACMNKKMNDFIAKKFNTDLAQELGLSGIQQIRVFFKIDKNGDIVDVKARAPHPSLEKEAMRVIGLLPKMKPGKQRGKAVRVPYYLPIKFQVQD; encoded by the coding sequence ATGGAACCTAAAAAAAATCCGAAAGCAAACGTTGGTAGAAACAGCTCACTGTTCTTTGCCATTGGTTTAGCATTAATGTTGTTTTTAACAAACTATGCTATTAACTATAAAACCTATGATAAAGAATTGATAGATATCGGTACTTTAGATATGGGAGAAGAGTTGGAAGAAGAAGTTCCAATTACTGAAACCATTGCTACGCCACCACCACCACCGCCACCACCTGCAGCGCCAGAAGTGATTGAGATTGTGGAAGATGATGAAGAGGTTGAAGAAACCGTAATCGAATCAACAGAAACAAGTCAAGAAGAAGAAATTGTTGAAATTGAAGAGGTTGAAGTAGAAGAGGTAGAGGAAATAGAGGAAGTTCCGTTTGCAGTTATTGAAAATGTGCCTGTTTTCCCAGGTTGTGAAAGTGGAAACAATGAAGCTAAAAAAGCCTGTATGAATAAAAAGATGAATGATTTCATCGCGAAAAAATTCAACACAGATTTAGCGCAAGAATTGGGATTATCCGGAATTCAACAAATTCGCGTTTTCTTTAAAATTGATAAAAATGGTGATATTGTAGATGTAAAAGCAAGAGCACCACACCCAAGTTTAGAAAAAGAAGCTATGCGTGTAATTGGTTTGTTACCTAAAATGAAGCCAGGAAAACAACGTGGAAAAGCGGTAAGAGTACCTTACTATTTACCAATAAAGTTCCAAGTTCAAGATTAA
- a CDS encoding DUF420 domain-containing protein, with product MNQNLKTNQKYNKWIIVLSIVVPLVVAVLFGVKIPNVEPLMFLPPIYATTNAITAFVLVAAFWAITNGKIKLHEKLMKFAILLSVAFLLMYMAYHMTSDSTKYGGDGVMKYVYYVILILHIILSVAVIPFVLITYVRAITNNIERHKKIARITFPLWLFVAVSGVVVFIMISPYYVS from the coding sequence ATGAATCAGAACTTAAAAACAAACCAAAAATATAATAAGTGGATTATAGTTCTCTCTATTGTTGTGCCGCTTGTAGTAGCAGTTTTATTTGGGGTTAAAATACCAAATGTGGAGCCTCTTATGTTTTTGCCTCCAATTTATGCTACCACAAACGCTATAACTGCCTTTGTTTTGGTCGCTGCATTTTGGGCCATAACCAACGGTAAAATTAAACTGCATGAAAAACTCATGAAGTTTGCTATTTTACTTTCGGTTGCTTTTTTATTAATGTATATGGCGTACCACATGACGAGCGATTCAACTAAATACGGAGGCGATGGCGTTATGAAATATGTGTATTATGTTATTTTAATTTTACACATCATTTTGTCTGTTGCCGTTATTCCGTTTGTGTTAATAACCTATGTGCGTGCTATTACTAATAATATTGAGCGTCATAAAAAAATAGCACGCATTACATTTCCACTTTGGTTGTTTGTGGCCGTTTCGGGTGTGGTAGTTTTTATTATGATTTCACCCTATTATGTTTCTTAA
- a CDS encoding SCO family protein, producing MSKKANYSYVGIAFVILIFGIWFVPRIVDRITKGDTVRNDTRSEPISKTNFSKDESSDLVFININGTPKKVPAFSFTNQHGETITEQDYLGKVYLVEFFFTTCPTICPRMNKNLVQIQNKFEGIEDFGVASFTIMPKVDTPEVLKAYAEEYGITNPNWNLMTGDQDAIFELANIGFNIYVGEDETVEAGFEHSGNFALIDKNGFIRSRQDDFGNPKIFYSGIISEEEKVDEDGQKEEISMLKTDIAKLLKE from the coding sequence ATGAGCAAAAAAGCTAATTATTCTTATGTTGGTATCGCCTTTGTAATTCTAATTTTTGGAATTTGGTTTGTACCACGAATAGTAGATCGTATAACCAAAGGCGATACCGTAAGAAATGATACCAGGAGCGAACCAATTTCTAAAACGAATTTCTCTAAAGACGAATCGTCAGATCTTGTTTTTATAAATATTAATGGAACACCTAAAAAGGTACCTGCTTTCAGTTTTACCAATCAACATGGCGAAACCATTACAGAACAAGATTATTTAGGGAAAGTATATTTGGTTGAATTCTTTTTTACTACTTGTCCAACCATATGTCCAAGAATGAATAAGAATTTGGTTCAAATTCAAAATAAATTTGAAGGAATTGAAGATTTTGGTGTGGCATCCTTTACAATTATGCCTAAAGTGGATACACCAGAAGTACTTAAAGCGTATGCTGAAGAATATGGTATTACCAATCCAAATTGGAATTTAATGACAGGCGATCAAGATGCTATTTTTGAATTGGCAAACATAGGTTTTAATATTTATGTTGGCGAAGATGAAACCGTTGAAGCGGGTTTTGAGCATTCTGGTAATTTCGCATTAATAGATAAAAATGGTTTTATCCGATCTAGACAGGATGATTTTGGGAATCCAAAAATTTTCTATTCAGGTATTATCAGTGAGGAGGAAAAGGTTGATGAAGACGGACAAAAAGAAGAAATAAGCATGTTGAAAACTGATATTGCTAAATTGTTGAAAGAATAA
- a CDS encoding carboxypeptidase-like regulatory domain-containing protein yields the protein MRFILGVFWVLINFQTLNAQILYGTISDSLSKKTLAYANLSVLNSKYGTSTDSLGNFVLHLKKHPNDTLFISMLGYQSKTIALHPFLKDRNQLDILLSVANMDLDNVLLVYKKKKYSATKTLGVKRKKVKYKSSVPIGYERSIFIKNDTGKTGKVTSVSFKLKKTQSDIYDVYPVYFRIKFYEINKSTKGPGAAISFNDYVVKPLNKNQTITLEFENTFIPFLESGIFVSIETINPNPEKPLGSMYITTPNLLMTYDDEPLTYSSFRGQSWTHLKRKMRWKAFGKTRYYYANPLVEVTVQLEK from the coding sequence ATGCGTTTCATATTAGGTGTTTTTTGGGTTTTAATTAATTTTCAAACTCTCAATGCCCAAATTCTGTATGGAACCATTTCAGACAGCCTTTCAAAAAAAACACTTGCGTATGCTAATTTGAGTGTTTTAAATTCAAAATACGGGACATCTACAGATAGTTTGGGGAATTTTGTACTCCATTTAAAAAAACACCCCAATGATACCTTATTTATTTCTATGCTGGGTTATCAGTCTAAAACGATTGCCTTACATCCTTTTTTAAAGGATAGAAATCAATTGGATATATTATTATCTGTTGCAAATATGGATTTGGATAATGTGCTCCTAGTCTATAAGAAAAAGAAGTATTCGGCAACAAAAACTTTAGGTGTTAAACGCAAGAAAGTCAAATATAAATCCTCCGTTCCCATAGGTTATGAACGCAGTATTTTTATTAAAAATGATACTGGAAAAACAGGGAAAGTAACCTCGGTTAGCTTTAAGCTTAAGAAAACACAATCTGATATTTATGATGTTTATCCTGTTTATTTTCGAATTAAATTTTACGAAATAAATAAATCCACCAAAGGTCCTGGCGCCGCAATTTCCTTTAATGATTATGTTGTAAAACCTCTTAATAAAAATCAAACCATTACGCTAGAATTTGAGAATACATTCATTCCTTTTTTAGAATCAGGTATTTTTGTGAGTATTGAAACCATAAATCCCAATCCGGAAAAACCATTGGGAAGTATGTATATTACAACACCTAATTTGCTTATGACTTATGATGATGAACCATTAACCTATTCCAGTTTTCGTGGACAATCGTGGACACATTTAAAGCGCAAAATGAGGTGGAAGGCCTTTGGGAAAACACGTTATTATTATGCAAATCCATTGGTTGAAGTTACCGTACAATTGGAGAAATAA
- the gcvH gene encoding glycine cleavage system protein GcvH, whose amino-acid sequence MNIPAELKYTKDHEWVKLEGDVVTIGITDFAQSELGDIVYVEVETVDDTLDADEIFGSVEAVKTVSDLFLPVAGEIIEFNEALEDAPETVNSDPYGAGWMIKVKCSNVSDVDGLMSADEYKELIGA is encoded by the coding sequence ATGAATATTCCAGCCGAATTAAAATATACAAAAGACCACGAGTGGGTTAAGTTAGAAGGAGATGTTGTAACCATAGGTATTACAGATTTTGCACAAAGCGAATTAGGTGATATTGTTTATGTTGAAGTGGAAACTGTAGACGATACATTAGACGCAGATGAGATTTTTGGTTCTGTGGAAGCTGTAAAAACAGTATCTGATTTATTCTTACCAGTAGCTGGTGAAATCATTGAGTTTAATGAAGCTTTAGAGGATGCTCCAGAAACGGTAAATTCAGATCCTTATGGCGCAGGCTGGATGATTAAAGTTAAATGTTCTAACGTATCAGATGTAGACGGACTTATGTCTGCAGATGAATATAAAGAACTTATTGGTGCTTAA
- a CDS encoding cytochrome c oxidase subunit 3 has translation MSTTVVKTGTEGKTWGGGNDPLKASYGKMMMWFFIVSDALTFSGFLAAYGFSRFKFSQSWPIADDVFTHVPFLHGQELPMIYVAFMTFILIMSSVTMVLAVDAGHKMNKAKVTLYMFLTVIGGLIFLGSQAWEWSTFIKGDYGAVGTHGGNIIQFVDTDGNRVALKDFAIAQPSSREQHKRKNGLWFTSERDLPSFTFNEVVAGFEANPNILVKTTYSDENGKKIILSRNESLTELKTKGKNVVEGANLIQNEYGPPLFGDFFFFITGFHGFHVSIGVLLNIIIFFNVILGTYERRGSYEMVEKVGLYWHFVDLVWVFVFTFFYLV, from the coding sequence ATGAGTACTACAGTTGTAAAAACTGGAACAGAAGGTAAAACCTGGGGTGGCGGAAACGATCCACTAAAAGCAAGTTATGGTAAAATGATGATGTGGTTCTTTATCGTATCAGATGCCTTGACGTTTTCAGGATTTTTAGCAGCCTACGGATTTTCCAGATTTAAATTTAGTCAATCATGGCCAATTGCCGATGACGTTTTTACCCACGTTCCATTCTTGCATGGTCAAGAATTACCAATGATTTATGTAGCGTTCATGACGTTTATCTTAATCATGTCCTCTGTAACAATGGTTTTGGCTGTTGATGCGGGTCATAAAATGAATAAGGCCAAAGTAACACTTTACATGTTTTTAACGGTTATTGGAGGTCTTATATTCTTGGGTTCTCAAGCTTGGGAATGGTCAACGTTTATTAAAGGGGATTACGGTGCTGTTGGAACGCATGGTGGTAACATCATCCAGTTTGTAGATACCGATGGTAATCGTGTTGCATTGAAAGATTTTGCTATTGCACAACCTTCTAGTCGTGAACAGCATAAGCGAAAAAATGGGCTTTGGTTTACGAGTGAAAGAGATTTACCTAGCTTTACCTTTAACGAAGTAGTTGCCGGTTTTGAAGCAAACCCTAATATATTAGTTAAAACAACATATTCCGATGAGAATGGTAAAAAAATCATCTTATCTAGAAATGAATCATTAACTGAATTAAAAACTAAAGGAAAAAATGTTGTTGAAGGTGCTAACTTAATTCAAAATGAGTACGGCCCACCGTTATTTGGTGATTTCTTCTTCTTCATTACAGGATTCCACGGATTTCACGTATCTATTGGTGTTTTATTAAATATCATTATTTTCTTTAATGTTATTTTAGGTACGTATGAACGTAGAGGAAGTTACGAAATGGTTGAGAAAGTTGGTCTTTATTGGCACTTCGTAGATTTAGTATGGGTATTTGTATTCACATTCTTCTACCTTGTTTAA
- a CDS encoding energy transducer TonB encodes MNFLNKKKVNTLQSVPSVKKHHKHDVNLQKNATIYFQVGLILCLLVAYGLLEMSFQTVDRTLPEMGVVNEPPTEFSMNSFQVYKEPIEEPVVEKKKSPTDSPELEVISNTDTSAETTDTFLSHDSSNEKPDLDAGDVHIVEVPEDPINIMLVEKVPVFPGCESATNNDQRRACLNAKVSNFVKNQFNTDRGQNIGLQGVQKIYVNFKINKNGDIEILQTRAPHVNLEEEAQRVVNKLPKMKPAQHGNKSVDVLYTLPIAFKVEY; translated from the coding sequence ATGAACTTTTTAAACAAAAAGAAAGTCAACACTCTGCAAAGTGTTCCTTCCGTAAAAAAACATCATAAGCATGATGTAAATTTACAAAAAAACGCAACCATTTACTTTCAGGTGGGTTTAATTCTCTGTCTGCTCGTTGCCTATGGCTTGTTGGAAATGAGTTTTCAAACGGTGGACCGAACGCTTCCAGAAATGGGGGTTGTAAATGAACCACCCACTGAATTTTCCATGAATAGTTTTCAGGTTTACAAAGAACCGATAGAGGAACCCGTTGTTGAAAAAAAGAAATCACCAACAGATTCTCCAGAATTAGAAGTGATAAGTAATACGGACACTTCAGCCGAAACTACTGACACTTTTTTAAGTCATGATTCCTCTAACGAAAAACCGGATTTAGATGCAGGTGATGTACATATTGTTGAAGTTCCTGAAGATCCAATTAATATTATGTTAGTGGAAAAAGTGCCTGTTTTCCCTGGATGTGAGTCGGCAACAAACAACGATCAACGTCGCGCATGCCTAAATGCTAAAGTAAGCAACTTTGTAAAAAATCAATTTAATACAGATAGGGGACAAAATATTGGCCTTCAAGGAGTGCAAAAAATTTATGTTAATTTTAAAATTAATAAAAATGGCGACATAGAAATTTTACAAACACGAGCACCACATGTAAATTTGGAAGAAGAAGCGCAGCGTGTTGTAAATAAACTCCCTAAAATGAAACCAGCACAACATGGTAATAAAAGTGTAGATGTGCTTTATACCCTGCCCATTGCTTTTAAAGTCGAATACTAA
- the cyoE gene encoding heme o synthase — MSKQATLPVKHSILSDFKEITKMRLSLSVVFSSIAGYLLGAETVDFTTLFLLALGGYFMVGASNAFNQIIEKDLDALMDRTKNRPVAAGRMSVNVAFTIACLFTVLGIGILYSINQQTAMFGAISIFLYTCVYTPLKTKTPLSVFVGAIPGAIPFMLGWVAATNDFGIEPGTLFAVQFFWQFPHFWAIGWFLFDDYKKGGFFMLPTGKQDKGTAKQTIMYTVWTLLVSIVPVFGFTGKLQLSVVAAVIVFILGLGMLYYAIQLYKKMSVQAAKELMLSSVFYITLLQIVYVVDKFIR; from the coding sequence TTGAGTAAGCAAGCCACTTTACCGGTTAAACATTCTATACTTTCTGATTTTAAAGAAATCACGAAAATGCGCTTATCATTAAGCGTCGTATTTTCTTCAATTGCAGGTTATCTTTTGGGTGCCGAAACAGTGGACTTTACAACACTTTTTTTATTAGCTTTAGGTGGTTACTTTATGGTAGGTGCTTCAAATGCATTCAATCAAATTATTGAAAAAGATTTGGATGCCTTAATGGATCGTACAAAAAACAGACCTGTTGCGGCTGGACGTATGTCTGTAAATGTTGCGTTTACAATTGCTTGTCTTTTTACTGTTTTAGGAATTGGCATATTGTATTCAATCAATCAGCAAACAGCCATGTTTGGAGCCATCTCCATCTTTTTATATACCTGTGTTTACACACCTTTAAAAACAAAAACGCCTTTATCTGTTTTTGTTGGAGCTATTCCTGGAGCTATTCCATTTATGTTGGGTTGGGTAGCGGCAACAAACGACTTTGGTATTGAACCAGGGACCTTATTCGCCGTGCAGTTTTTTTGGCAGTTCCCACATTTTTGGGCTATTGGGTGGTTTTTATTTGACGATTATAAAAAAGGGGGGTTTTTCATGCTCCCAACTGGAAAGCAGGATAAAGGTACAGCCAAACAAACCATTATGTACACGGTGTGGACCTTGCTGGTGTCCATTGTCCCGGTATTTGGCTTTACAGGAAAATTACAATTGTCTGTAGTGGCAGCTGTAATTGTTTTCATATTAGGATTAGGCATGTTGTATTATGCTATTCAACTTTATAAAAAAATGAGTGTACAAGCAGCTAAGGAACTTATGTTATCAAGTGTGTTTTACATAACCTTATTACAAATAGTCTACGTTGTAGACAAATTTATTAGATAA
- a CDS encoding gliding motility protein RemB, which yields MNIKNSCIILLLLLQCSIFAQTNKFYEKPPVFPDCESEDIHTLQTCFDNQVFNNVFNNFKVPDVVSEENYQGDVVILFEVDKEGTFRVIYVDAIYAELKDEAKRVFDAFPKIKPATYNSNPTFRQYSFALKIPLVQQTVVTKDLSKDEEMAELERGAKQEYDSVNANLKPFSNKEYTSQLNIPFTHEYYSRFGRNINLVGTNSHTSSKPYMYEDVSKYYDFEAEKDALAKNKSSFAGRKLWNERLVRVEGKDYWFAVDPIFDFQVGKDTEADFSSTYNNTRGVNIQGGLGKKFSFYASVFESQGRFAEYYNQYAESIKAADEVAIIPGRGIAKRFKKDSYDYPVAEAYVSFTPVNFFNVQFGQGKNFIGDGYRSLFTSDVASPNPFLKLNTTFWKIKYTNTWMWLKDSRPDVIDPEGAYLSKYMATHFLSWNATKRLNIGFFESVIWAKSDNRGFDVSYLNPIIFYRAIEFETGQDAGNAVMGLSAKYKLNDNMNLYGQFILDEFSLSDMTGGNKSWKNKYGYQLGIKYYEAFKVKNLMLQAEYNRVRPYTYSHNTVVLNYGHNNQSMAHLWGANFSELVLIGRYHYKRWFGNAKLVMGERGMDFNNGVDNFSYGGDIYRDYNERPYDNGVTVGQGNKSTTMFANLQAGYLINPATNLKLFADVTFRNFNPDTVNATTFKSNTVWFNIGIRTDLFNWYFDL from the coding sequence ATGAACATAAAGAACTCCTGTATTATTCTGCTTCTTTTACTTCAATGTAGCATTTTTGCACAAACAAATAAATTTTACGAAAAACCACCCGTTTTTCCAGATTGTGAATCGGAAGATATCCATACGCTTCAAACCTGCTTTGATAATCAAGTTTTTAATAATGTATTTAACAACTTTAAAGTTCCTGATGTAGTTTCGGAAGAAAACTATCAGGGTGATGTGGTTATTTTATTCGAAGTTGATAAAGAAGGAACTTTCAGAGTTATTTATGTAGATGCGATTTACGCGGAACTGAAGGATGAAGCCAAACGTGTTTTTGATGCGTTTCCAAAAATTAAACCAGCAACCTACAATAGTAATCCAACTTTCAGACAGTATTCTTTCGCTTTAAAAATTCCATTGGTGCAACAAACTGTTGTTACCAAAGATTTGTCAAAAGATGAAGAAATGGCCGAATTAGAACGTGGTGCTAAACAGGAATATGATAGTGTAAACGCCAATTTAAAACCGTTTTCTAATAAGGAATATACCAGTCAATTAAACATTCCCTTTACGCATGAATATTATTCGCGTTTTGGAAGAAATATTAATTTAGTAGGAACAAACAGTCATACAAGTTCTAAACCTTATATGTATGAAGATGTTTCAAAATATTACGATTTTGAAGCAGAAAAGGACGCTTTGGCGAAAAACAAATCCTCATTTGCGGGACGAAAACTTTGGAATGAACGTCTAGTTCGTGTGGAAGGAAAGGACTATTGGTTTGCTGTAGATCCTATTTTCGATTTTCAAGTTGGAAAAGATACCGAAGCCGATTTCAGTTCAACCTATAATAATACACGAGGTGTAAACATTCAAGGAGGTTTAGGAAAAAAGTTTAGTTTTTATGCGTCTGTCTTTGAAAGTCAAGGGCGTTTTGCAGAATATTATAATCAATATGCCGAATCTATTAAGGCAGCAGATGAAGTTGCTATTATCCCTGGACGAGGTATAGCAAAACGTTTTAAAAAAGACTCTTATGATTATCCCGTGGCCGAAGCATATGTGTCTTTTACACCTGTGAATTTTTTTAATGTTCAATTCGGTCAAGGTAAAAACTTCATTGGTGATGGTTATCGCTCATTATTTACGAGTGATGTAGCTAGTCCAAATCCGTTTTTAAAGTTAAATACCACGTTTTGGAAAATAAAATACACCAATACATGGATGTGGTTAAAAGATTCAAGACCAGATGTAATTGATCCGGAAGGTGCGTATTTAAGCAAATATATGGCAACGCATTTTTTAAGTTGGAATGCTACCAAGCGTTTAAATATTGGCTTTTTTGAATCGGTTATTTGGGCAAAATCTGATAATCGCGGATTTGATGTTAGTTATTTAAACCCTATTATTTTTTACCGTGCCATTGAGTTTGAAACCGGGCAAGATGCTGGAAATGCTGTTATGGGATTATCCGCTAAATACAAGCTTAATGATAATATGAACCTATATGGTCAGTTTATTTTAGATGAATTTTCCTTATCCGATATGACTGGTGGAAATAAAAGCTGGAAGAATAAATATGGCTATCAATTAGGAATAAAATATTATGAAGCCTTTAAAGTAAAAAACCTAATGTTACAGGCAGAATATAATCGTGTGCGTCCTTATACGTATTCTCATAATACGGTTGTGTTAAACTATGGACATAACAATCAAAGTATGGCGCACCTTTGGGGAGCTAATTTTAGCGAATTGGTATTAATTGGCCGTTACCATTATAAACGTTGGTTTGGAAATGCTAAACTGGTAATGGGTGAGCGTGGTATGGACTTTAATAATGGTGTAGATAACTTTAGTTATGGAGGTGATATTTACCGCGACTATAACGAAAGACCTTATGATAATGGTGTTACCGTAGGACAAGGAAACAAGTCAACGACTATGTTTGCTAATTTGCAAGCGGGTTATTTAATAAATCCAGCGACAAATTTAAAGTTGTTTGCAGATGTTACTTTCAGGAACTTTAATCCAGATACCGTAAATGCAACAACTTTTAAAAGTAATACGGTTTGGTTTAATATCGGAATTCGAACGGATTTATTTAATTGGTATTTTGATTTGTAG
- a CDS encoding VanZ family protein, whose translation MNIKNLLVLKKYALLISIGYTVSLLALSLLTLDFDKIEDLVPSFSDKIFHFGAYALLTLVWFYTLTVHFNFTKIKALLIVTSASIAFGTIIEVLQKELTNTRTFDWYDVTANMGGVVIAASIVLFYKKSDVK comes from the coding sequence ATGAATATAAAGAACTTATTGGTGCTTAAAAAGTACGCCTTATTAATTTCTATTGGCTATACCGTTTCGCTATTGGCGTTAAGTTTATTGACATTAGATTTTGATAAGATTGAGGATTTAGTGCCATCATTTAGTGATAAGATTTTCCATTTCGGAGCGTATGCACTATTAACTCTGGTTTGGTTTTATACCCTTACCGTCCATTTCAATTTTACAAAAATTAAAGCTTTACTCATTGTAACCTCTGCTAGTATTGCATTTGGTACAATTATTGAAGTGTTACAAAAAGAATTAACAAACACGCGTACTTTTGATTGGTATGATGTTACAGCAAATATGGGAGGTGTCGTTATTGCGGCTTCTATAGTGCTCTTCTACAAAAAAAGTGACGTTAAATAA
- a CDS encoding cytochrome c oxidase subunit 3, with product MDLTQGTLEEKKGRAKKMMLWFGILSLIMSFAGWTSAFVVSSTRPDWASDFQLPQAFLISTIVIVISSITIWMAKRSMSQSNQQMTTVWLLTTFFLGIVFIYNQFVGFQQIIELGYNFTGPTSNITMSYIYLIAVVHILHVAVGLICLLVVIYNHFKQKYTSNQMLGIELIATYWHFVDLLWVYLFLFLYFVG from the coding sequence ATGGATTTAACCCAAGGAACTTTAGAAGAGAAGAAAGGCAGAGCAAAAAAAATGATGCTTTGGTTTGGTATATTATCATTAATTATGTCATTCGCCGGTTGGACTAGTGCATTTGTTGTAAGTAGTACAAGGCCCGATTGGGCATCAGATTTTCAACTGCCTCAAGCGTTTTTAATCAGTACTATTGTTATTGTAATTAGTAGTATTACAATTTGGATGGCCAAACGCAGTATGTCTCAAAGCAATCAGCAAATGACAACTGTTTGGTTGTTAACCACATTTTTTTTAGGCATCGTTTTTATTTATAATCAATTTGTAGGCTTCCAGCAAATTATAGAATTAGGCTATAATTTTACAGGGCCAACCAGTAATATTACCATGAGTTATATTTATTTGATAGCTGTGGTGCATATTTTACACGTAGCTGTAGGGTTAATCTGCCTGTTGGTCGTAATTTATAATCATTTTAAACAGAAGTATACTTCCAACCAAATGTTGGGTATTGAATTGATCGCAACATACTGGCATTTTGTAGATTTACTTTGGGTCTATCTATTTTTATTCCTATATTTCGTAGGTTAA
- a CDS encoding cytochrome C oxidase subunit IV family protein, translated as MADAHKLEIFRGLVKFKSNTQKIWGVLILLTIVTAIEVVLGIYKPEMLMAKVLGMSLLNWIFIILTIVKAYYITWDFMHMRDETAAFRRMCVWTGVFLICYILFILLQEGGYVESIFTNGFVKHDF; from the coding sequence ATGGCAGACGCACATAAATTAGAAATATTTAGAGGGTTAGTTAAGTTTAAATCTAACACCCAAAAAATATGGGGAGTATTAATACTACTGACCATAGTTACAGCAATAGAGGTAGTTTTAGGTATTTATAAACCTGAAATGTTGATGGCTAAAGTTTTAGGCATGAGTCTCTTAAACTGGATTTTTATTATTTTAACTATAGTAAAAGCTTATTATATTACTTGGGATTTCATGCACATGCGTGATGAAACAGCAGCATTCAGAAGAATGTGTGTTTGGACCGGTGTGTTTTTAATATGTTATATATTATTCATCCTCCTTCAAGAAGGTGGTTATGTAGAGAGTATATTTACAAATGGCTTTGTAAAACACGATTTTTAA